Part of the Pseudomonas sp. M30-35 genome is shown below.
TCTGTTTCTGAGTAAGCTGGCCAAGTGGGAGGAGGAGACATCCTATTTGCAGGAACTCAAACCTGAGTTGCTGTTGCTGGATCTTGTTGATATCGATCAACCAGCTGTTAGTCCGCTTTCGCCGATCAAGCCGAAGAAGCTGTTGATAGTTGTTTTGGGCTTAGTGCTGGGGCTGATGTTGGGCGTGTTTATCGCTTTGGTTCGCTCGATGATGACGCGCCTAAAGCCAATTTCTCTGACGATGTTGAATCCGCTGCCAGTCGAGCATGCGGGGCACAAATTAGTGCAGCAATGACGCTGCCACCTGTTTGCAGCTGTACTCAACCCAGGGGGCAAACGCTCGGTTAAAGCTGGGTGGCAGACACAAAAAAGCCGAGCAATGCTCGGCTTTTTTATGTGGATCCATATCGCAGGTCAGATTCGTGGTTTAGTTACCTTTCACGGCTTTGCCGGCCACGGTGCCTTCTTCGAGCATGATCTGGTATTCCTTGCCATCTTTCTCGATCTGGTTGAGAGCTACTAGCAAATAGTCCCAGTCTTTAGCGAACCACAGGGTGGTTTTGCGTTTGCTTTGAGTTGGGTCGCGGACCCGCTCCACCTTGATCGCGTCTATCTTACCGACCTTGGTGGCCACGGCTTCTTCACCGAGCACACGGAAATCATAGGTTTCGATTTCATCGCCATCGACCACTTGGTAGCTCATGCTTTTCTTGCCAGCAGCCACGTCGTGTTGCAAAACCATTTGATAAGTTGATTTGTCCAGCAAGCCACGGTTCAACGGGATGCGCACAGCGGTTCCACGATCATCGCCAATGACCTGCTTGGCTGACCAGTCAAAGTCTTGCTCGACTGACTTGCCTTTGCCCAGGCCGCCGCGTTCATATTTGTAGCTCAGAGGCATGAACGCATTGTCTTCAATGCGGAAGGTGCTGGTTTCGGTGAGGCTGGCGACCAGCATCGACGCTTCGAAGTTTAACTCCCAGCGGCCATCACCCAAATCAGTCAGGTTGCGCTCTGCTGAACCGCTAACAGGGAGCTGTTTCCAGTCTGCGGTATAGCTTGCGGTAAAGGGTTTTATCTCGTCTGCGAAGACGGGAGCGCTAATCAGCGCAAGTGCGAACAGTAAGGCCCGACGCATGTTATCTCCTAGGTCCGGAAAATATAGCCAGTACTCGCGAGTGGCTTACCATCAAGCATCACGCCTTGCGAGCTAAGGTGCAAGCGTTGATCGGCAAACCAGTGTACAGCTAGCGGGTAGATCTGGTGTTCCAGCTGATGAACTCGCTCGGCGAGGCTCACAGCTGAGTCGCCTGCATTTACTGGCACTGCTGCTTGTACGACCAATGGTCCGCCATCGAGTTCCTCTGTCACGAAGTGCACGCTACAGCCGTGCTCCGTGTCTTTAGCGTCCAGCGCCCGTTGATGGGTGTGTAGGCCTTTGTATTTTGGCAGCAACGAGGGGTGAATATTCAACAGTCGTCCTGAGTAATGCCGCACGAAGTCGGCGCTGAGGATGCGCATAAAGCCCGCCAGTACCACCAGGTGCGGTGCGTGGGCATCAATCGCTTCAATCAACGCCGCATCAAACGACTCGCGACTCTCGTACTGGCGATGATCCAGTGCGGTTGTCGCGATTCCAGCGGCTTTGGCGCGCTCAAGTCCGTAAGCATCTACGCGATTTGAAATCACTGCGCAGATACGGGCTGAGCTAGTTGAGTCGATACTGTCGATCAGGGCTTGCAAGTTGCTCCCAGAACCTGAGAGCAACACAACTACGTTGCAAGGCGTCGACATTAGTGGCTTTTCAAATTGTTGAGAACCACTGGGTCGGCGTTTTCTGCAGCATCTGCAATTTGACCGATTACCCAAGGCTGCTCGCCCGAAGCCGTCAGGTTGTTCAGGGTTGCTTCAACGTCATCCTGTGCAACACAGATAACCATGCCAACACCGCAGTTGAGTACCCGGTGCATTTCGTTTTCTTCGACGTTGCCCTGGGCTTGCAGCCAATCGAAAACGGCTGGGCGTTTCCAGCTGGCAACATCAACGATAGCTTGGGCGCCTTTTGGCAGAACCCGGGGAATGTTGTCGAGCAGACCACCGCCGGTGATGTGCGCCATGGCTTTAACTGCGCCGGTATCTTTGATCAGCTTGAGCAACGGCTTAACGTAGATGCGTGTCGGAGCCATCAGCAGGTCGGTCAACTGCTTGCCATCGAGCTGGATGTTTTCGATGTCGGCGCCAGACACTTCGATGATCTTGCGGATCAGTGAGTAGCCGTTCGAGTGTGGGCCAGAAGATGGTAGGGCGATCAACGCATCACCGGCGCAGACTTTGCTGCCGTCGATGATTTCAGCTTTCTCGACCACACCCACGCAGAAGCCTGCCAGGTCGTAGTCTTCGCCTTCATACATGCCCGGCATTTCAGCGGTTTCACCGCCAACCAGCGAGCAGCCCGCCAATTCACAGCCTGCGCCAATGCCGGTGACCACTTGAGTGGCGACATCGACGTTGAGTTTGCCGGTGGCGTAGTAGTCGAGGAAGAACAGCGGTTCGGCACCGCAAACAATCAAGTCGTTAACGCACATGGCGACCAGGTCTTGGCCAATGCTGTCGTGCTTATTGAGGTTCAATGCCAAGCGCAATTTGGTGCCGACGCCATCGGTGCCCGAAACCAATACAGGCTGTTTGTAGCCAGCAGGAATCTCGCAAAGAGCGCCAAAGCCGCCCAAGCCACCCATGACTTCCGGACGAGCGGTGCGCTTGGCGACACCTTTGATGCGTTCAACCAGGGCTTCGCCTGCGTCGATGTCTACACCTGCGTCCTTGTAGCTGATGGAGGGTTGCTTGCTCATAGATACCGGCCTTTAAGGAAAATTCGGATGTGTACCGGCGTTGCATAGGCCGGGCTGCGAGGCGCGCGATTTTATCAGGCTTGCCAGGCAGCGGCCACCCACGAAGTGCTATGGTTGCCGGGGGACGAGCGGCTGTTTAAGGTATAGCCTGTCTAATGCGGTGTTTTAACCGTTCCCAAGCCCGTCGAGAACCTAATTAATGCGCCTGATCGCTCGTTTGCTCACCTTGTCATTACCCCTGCTGTTTAGCTTGCCGAGCCTGGCAGCAACGGTTTCTGACCTTTATGAAGTCCGTGAAGCAGGTGCTAGCCAGCAGCCTGATCAACGCAACACCGAATTGGGGCGTGCGCTGGATACGTTGGTCTTACGGCTGACCGGAAAAGCCAATGGCTCGAAAAATCCGGATTTGGCCGAGACATATAAGGATCCGCAACAAATTGTTACTCAGTATGGTTTCGAGGGGGACAGCATTGTTGTCAGTTTCGATCCCGCAAGCACTGATAACGCGTTGCGTCAGGCTGGCCTGCCGATCTGGAGCGCTAATCGTCCCGCAGTGATGACCTGGTGGCTGAACGAGGACATTAACGGTACGAGTTTGGTCGGTGATGGTCTTGTCGGCGCAGAGCCGTTAAATCGTGCAGCGCAGCATCGTGGTCTACCGTTGCGTCTGCCCTTGGCTGATCTCAGCGAGCAACTGGTCGGTACTGCAGAAAACCTGAGTGCGAAGTCACCGGATGAACTGCGTACCGCATCTGAGCGTTATGCAGCTGATGCGCTGTTGGCCGTGCAGGCAAGTGAGAGTGATGGTGCCTGGAACGCCGATTGGCGTCTTTGGATCGGTAACGATGATTTCAAAGGCAGCGCGCAGGGTGCTGATCAGGCAGCCGTTGCTGATTCGGTAATGATGGCCGTGAGTGAATTGCTGGCCAAGCGTTTTGTCGCGGCGGCAGGGACCTCAACTGATCTGACCCTTGAAATCGAAGGCGCTGGCCTGGCGCAATATGCTGAAATTCAGCGGATACTTGAGCCCTTCGACTCGCGCTTCAGCAAAGTCGATAACGGCCGCTTGGTATTCAAGGTTAAAGCCAACGCGGAACAACTGCGTTCACAGTTAGCGCTTGCTCAGTTGCAAGAAGTGCCAGCCACTGCAGATCCCGAGCCTGAAGTTGTGGACTCACAAGACGCCAGTGGGCAAGACTCGACTGCTTCAGGTGAGAGCGCAGTGGAAGGCACGGGTGAAAGCACTGCACCGCAAGCTCCAGCGCCACAAAGTAATGTGCCCAAAGCCAACGTGTTGCGTTTCCGCTGGTAAACACACTGCACGGTAATTGATTGCCCCGAGCAACCACTGACAGAAACAGTGGTTGCTTTTTAGTGCCACCTACAAACGACAGACTGAGGATTTAGGGATGAAGGCTTTGCCACGCTGGTATTTGATCGTCGGTTTTGTACTGTTGGCGTGGTTGCTCTATCTGCTGGGGCCAATGTTATCGCCGTTTGTGATCGGGGCTGTGCTGGCCTATATGGGTGATCCACTCGTGGACCGGCTGGAGCGGCTGAAGGTTTCGCGGACCTGGGGCGTGATCATTGTCTTTGCTATTTTCAGCCTGGTCTTGACTATTTTGCTGGTGGTTTTAGTCCCGCTTCTCGGTAAGCAGTTGGTGCGCTTGTACGAATTAGCGCCGCAGATGATTGACTGGACGCAGCATGTTGCGCTGCCTTGGGTGCAGGCGAAGTTTGGTCTCAATGATAATTTCTGGCGCCTCGATCAACTCAAAGGCGCGCTCTCGGATAACTTGGGGAAAACCACTGACATTGCCAGTATGGTGCTTAAGAAAGTCACCGCTTCAGGCATGGCCTTGGTTGGATGGGTGGCAAACCTGTTGCTGATTCCAGTGGTTAGCTTTTATCTGATGCGCGACTGGGACTTGATGGTGGACAAAGTTCGCTCAATGTTGCCGCGCCATAACGAAGAAACCATTGTTCAATTGATGGGCGAGTGCCATGAAGTAATTGGCGCCTTTATGCGCGGGCAGCTATTGGTGATGCTGGCGCTTGGCGTGATGTACTCCACTGGTTTGATGGTGATCGGTCTTGAGTTGGGTCTGTTGATCGGTGTATTTGCCGGTTTGGCCAGTATCGTTCCGTACCTGGGCGTTTTCGTCGGTATTTCATCCGCGTTGATCGCCGGA
Proteins encoded:
- a CDS encoding DUF2066 domain-containing protein yields the protein MRLIARLLTLSLPLLFSLPSLAATVSDLYEVREAGASQQPDQRNTELGRALDTLVLRLTGKANGSKNPDLAETYKDPQQIVTQYGFEGDSIVVSFDPASTDNALRQAGLPIWSANRPAVMTWWLNEDINGTSLVGDGLVGAEPLNRAAQHRGLPLRLPLADLSEQLVGTAENLSAKSPDELRTASERYAADALLAVQASESDGAWNADWRLWIGNDDFKGSAQGADQAAVADSVMMAVSELLAKRFVAAAGTSTDLTLEIEGAGLAQYAEIQRILEPFDSRFSKVDNGRLVFKVKANAEQLRSQLALAQLQEVPATADPEPEVVDSQDASGQDSTASGESAVEGTGESTAPQAPAPQSNVPKANVLRFRW
- a CDS encoding DUF3108 domain-containing protein, with protein sequence MRRALLFALALISAPVFADEIKPFTASYTADWKQLPVSGSAERNLTDLGDGRWELNFEASMLVASLTETSTFRIEDNAFMPLSYKYERGGLGKGKSVEQDFDWSAKQVIGDDRGTAVRIPLNRGLLDKSTYQMVLQHDVAAGKKSMSYQVVDGDEIETYDFRVLGEEAVATKVGKIDAIKVERVRDPTQSKRKTTLWFAKDWDYLLVALNQIEKDGKEYQIMLEEGTVAGKAVKGN
- a CDS encoding AI-2E family transporter, with the translated sequence MKALPRWYLIVGFVLLAWLLYLLGPMLSPFVIGAVLAYMGDPLVDRLERLKVSRTWGVIIVFAIFSLVLTILLVVLVPLLGKQLVRLYELAPQMIDWTQHVALPWVQAKFGLNDNFWRLDQLKGALSDNLGKTTDIASMVLKKVTASGMALVGWVANLLLIPVVSFYLMRDWDLMVDKVRSMLPRHNEETIVQLMGECHEVIGAFMRGQLLVMLALGVMYSTGLMVIGLELGLLIGVFAGLASIVPYLGVFVGISSALIAGLFQFGLDPYPLVAIAAVFIVGQMLEGMLLTPWLVGDRIGLHPVAVIFAIMAGGQLFGFAGILLALPVAAVVMVLLRHAHDFYKQSGTYNNGRVTD
- the purM gene encoding phosphoribosylformylglycinamidine cyclo-ligase; its protein translation is MSKQPSISYKDAGVDIDAGEALVERIKGVAKRTARPEVMGGLGGFGALCEIPAGYKQPVLVSGTDGVGTKLRLALNLNKHDSIGQDLVAMCVNDLIVCGAEPLFFLDYYATGKLNVDVATQVVTGIGAGCELAGCSLVGGETAEMPGMYEGEDYDLAGFCVGVVEKAEIIDGSKVCAGDALIALPSSGPHSNGYSLIRKIIEVSGADIENIQLDGKQLTDLLMAPTRIYVKPLLKLIKDTGAVKAMAHITGGGLLDNIPRVLPKGAQAIVDVASWKRPAVFDWLQAQGNVEENEMHRVLNCGVGMVICVAQDDVEATLNNLTASGEQPWVIGQIADAAENADPVVLNNLKSH
- the purN gene encoding phosphoribosylglycinamide formyltransferase, translated to MSTPCNVVVLLSGSGSNLQALIDSIDSTSSARICAVISNRVDAYGLERAKAAGIATTALDHRQYESRESFDAALIEAIDAHAPHLVVLAGFMRILSADFVRHYSGRLLNIHPSLLPKYKGLHTHQRALDAKDTEHGCSVHFVTEELDGGPLVVQAAVPVNAGDSAVSLAERVHQLEHQIYPLAVHWFADQRLHLSSQGVMLDGKPLASTGYIFRT